The following DNA comes from Kitasatospora sp. NBC_01287.
GGCCGCCGGGAGCAGCCGGAGCAGCCGGAGCCGCCGACGCGGCCGGACCGCCGGGCCCGCCCGGTGGCGCCCCGCCGGGCCACCAGCCCGCGGGCGGCGCGCACTGGAGCTTCGGCAGCGGCCTGGTGGACGGCCGCTACCTGGCCAGCGTGGCCCTCGGCGATCTCGGCGAGGGCCGCACCGGGCTGCCCACGGGCGTTGAACTCGCCTCCGCTCCACTGCCCTTCGAGGCCGTCGCCGGAGCATGACCGGCGGGCCGCACCCCCCAGCGGCGGGTGCCCGTAGCCGGCCCGGGTCTGGAGGGCGTCGTGCGGCACCAGGACATCTACCTCGCGGGGCACGGCAGCAGCCTGCCCGCTCCCGTCGAGGTGGCGGCGGCGGTCGAGCAGGGCCTGCTGGACGCCCGCACCGCGCGCCAGACCGGCGCGCTCGCCGTCACCGTCTCGGAGGGCACCGCGGGCCCCGAGTTCGCCGCGGCGGCCGCCCGGTTGGCGCTGGCCGACGCGCTGGCGGCCCACCGGCCGGTCAAGGTCGACCTGCTGCTGCACGCCAGCGTCTACTACCAGGGCCACGACCTCTGGGCGCCCGCCTCCTACCTGCAGCGCGAGGTGCTGGACGGGCCCTGCCCGGCGATCGAGGTCCGCCAGCTCTCCAACGGCGGGATGGCCGCGCTCCAGCTCGCCGCGGGCTACCTGGCCGGCTCACCCGAGCTGGACGGCGCGCTGCTCACCGCCGGCGACCGGTTCTGCCCGCCCGGCTTCGACCGCTGGTCCGGCGACCCCGGCACGCTCTACGCCGACGGCGGCGCGGCCCTGCTGCTCTCCCGGCGCGGCGGGTTCGCCCGGCTGCGCAGTGTGGCCACCGTCTCCGACCCGGAGCTGGAGGGCATGCACCGCGGCGACGACCCGTTCGGCGCGGCCCCCTTCGAACGCCGCCCGGTGATCGACCTGGAGCGGGCCAAGCAGGACTACTTCGCCCGGGCGAGCACCTCCTTCTGCGTCAGCCGGGTATCGGCCGGGCAGCGCACCGCGCTGAAGACCGCGCTGGCCGAGGCGGAGCTCGAACTCGGCGAGATCGACTGGTTCGTGCTGCCCCACCTGGGCCGCCGCCGACTGGAGGCGACCTTCTTCCAGCCGTTCGGCATCGACCCGGCCCGCTCCACCTGGGAGTGGAGCCGCGGCATCGGCCACCTGGGCGCGGCCGACCAGTTCGCGGGCCTGGACCAGCTGCGGCGCAGCGGGGCGCTGCGGCCCGGCCAGCGCTGCCTGCTGGCGGGGATCGGCGCCGGGTTCAGCTGGACCTGCGCGGTGGTCGAACTGCTCGACGCCGACGGCGCCCGCTGAACCTGCCCGGAACGCCGGAACGCCGGAACGCCGGAGTGCCGGAAGGCCGGGCCGGGCCGATTTCGAGCCCGGCTCCAGCAGGCGTGCGAATACTGACGGGACTTCAGGGACTTGGCACGGGGAGAGGAAGCACAGTGCGGCACCGAGTGAGAGCAGGGCGGCCATGACCCGCCGCGTGGTCGTCACCGGGCTGGGCGTGGTCGCGCCCGGCCGCCCGGGGGTCGAGGCCTACTGGGAGATGCTCACGGCCGGCCGTCCCGCCGGGCGCACCATCACCCTCTTCGACGCCACCGGCTACCGCTCCCAGGTGGCCGCCGAGAGCGACTTCGACCCGGCCATCGCCGGGCTCTCGGTCCAGGAGAGCACGCGGCTCGACCGGGCGGCCCAGTTCGCCGTGGTCAGCGCCCGCGAGGCACTGGCCGACAGCGGCCTGGCGACCGGCGCGCTCGACCCGGGCCGGATCGGCACCACGATCGGCACCGCCGTCGGCTGCACCACCAGCCTGGAGCGCGAGTACGTCGTGGTCAGCGAGCGCGGGCGCCGCTGGACCGTCGACCACGAGTCGGCCGTCCCCGAGCTCTACCGGCACTTCGTGCCCAGCTCGATCGCCGCCGACGTGGCCCGGGTGGCCGGCGCCGAGGGCCCGGCCGCCGTGGTCTCCACCGGCTGCACCTCGGGCCTGGACGCGCTGGGCCACGCCGTCGAGCTGATCCGCGAGGGCACGGCGGACGTGATGGTCGCGGGCGCCACCGAGGCGCCGATCACCCCGATCACCGCCGCCTGCTTCGACGCGATCCACGCCACCACCCCGCGCAACGACGACCCGAGCGGCGCCTCCCGCCCCTTCGACCGCACCCGCAACGGCCTGGTGCTGGGCGAGGGCGCGGCCGTGCTGATCCTGGAGGAGCTCGGCAGCGCACGCCGCCGCGGCGCCCGGATCTACGCCGAGATCGCCGGCTACGCCTCCCGCTGCAACGCCTACCACATGACCGGACTCAAGCCGGACGGACGCGAGTTGGCCGCCGCGATCGGCGCCGCACTGGACGAGGCCAGGCTCGCGCCGAGCGCCGTCGACTACGTCAACGCACACGGCTCCAGCACCCGGATGAACGACCGGCACGAGACCGCGGCCTTCAAACTGAGCCTGGGTCAGCACGCCTACGAGACCCCGGTCAGCTCGATCAAGTCGATGATCGGCCACTCGCTGGGCGCGGTCGGCGCGTTGGAGGTCGCCGCCTGCGCGCTCGCGCTGGAGCACGGGGTGCTGCCGCCCACCGCCAACCTGCACGAGCCGGACCCCGACTGCGATCTCGACTACATCCCGCTGCACGCCCGCGAGCAGCGCACCGACGTGGCGCTCAGCGTGGGCAGCGGCTTCGGCGGCTTCCAGAGCGCGATGGTGCTGGCCAGGCCGGAGGTGCGGCGATGAGTGCGGTGATCACCGGTCTCGGCGTGCTCGCCCCCAACGGCCTCGGCGCCGAGGCGTACTGGGCCGCCACCCTGGCCGGCACCAGCGGCCTGCGCCCGCTCACCCGCTTCGAGGCGAGCGGCTACCCGGCCTCGGTGGCCGGTGAGGTCCCCGACTTCACCGCCGCCGAGCACCTGCCCAGCCGACTGCTGCCGCAGACCGACCACATGACCAGGCTGGCCCTGGTCGCCGCCGACCAGGCGCTGCGCGACGCGGGCGTGTCGGCCGCAGACCTCCCCGAGTACGGCACCGGCGTGGTCACGGCCGCCTCGGGCGGCGGAGTGGAGTTCGGGCAGCGGGAGTTGCAGGCGCTCTGGGAGCACGGGCGCGACCACGTCAGCGCCTACCAGTCGTTCGCCTGGTTCTACGCCGTCAACACCGGCCAGATCTCGATCCGCAACCGCACCAAGGGCCCCAGCGGCGTGCTGGTCACCGAGCAGGCGGGCGGCCTGGACGCGCTCGGCCAGGCCCGCCGGCAGATCCGCAAGGGAACCCCGCTGATGCTCTCCGGCGGCGTCGACGGCGCGCTCTGCCCCTGGGGCTGGGTCGCCCAACTCGCCACCGGCCGGGTCAGCGAGGCGAACGAGTACCTGCCCTTCGCGGCCGCGGCGAGCGGCTACCTGCCCGGTGAGGGCGGCGCGATCCTGGTTCTGGAGGACGCCGGTGCCGCCCGCGCGCGGGGCGCCGCCCGTCCGTACGGCGAACTCGCCGGCTACGCCGCCACCATGGATCCCGCGCCGGACACCGGCCGGCCCCCCGGCCTGGGCCGGGCGGCCGCGCTCGCGCTGACCGACGCCGGGCTCGCCCCGGCCGCCATCGACGTGGTCTTCGCCGACGCGGCCGGCGTGCCCGAGCTCGACCGGGCCGAAGCCGCCGCGCTGGCCGAGCTCTTCGGCCCGCACGGGGTGCCCGTCACGGCGCCCAAGAGCCTGACCGGCCGGCTGGCCGGCGGCGCGGCCCTGGACGTGGCCACCGCCCTGCTCGCGCTGCGCGACGGCGTCATCCCGCCCAGCGGCCCGGTCCGCGAGCCCGCCGCCGAGCTGCGGCTCGACCTGGTCTGCGGGGCGGCCCGGCCGGCCCCGCTGCGCACCGCCCTGGTCCTCGCGCGCGGCTACGGCGGCTTCAACGCCGCCGTGGTGGTGCGTGCCGCTCCCTGACCCGACACCCCCCCCCGGAAAGCCCCAACTCTGAAAGGACGTGGCACATGCCCCTCCTTGAACTGTCCGACCTCACCCGGCTGCTGCGCGAGTGCGCGGGCGAGGACGAGGCGGTCGACCTGGACGGCGACGTCCTGGACACCTCGTTCTACGAGCTCGGCTACGACTCGCTGGCGATCCTCCAGGTGACCGGCCGCATCCAGCGCGACTACGGCATCGAGCTGCCCGAGGAGGCGATCGGCGCCGAGACCCCCCGCGAGTTCCTCACCGCCGTCCACCAGGTCCAGGCCCCGCACCAGCTCGCCGAGGTCCGCCCGATCGCGGCCGCCTGACCCCGGGCCGCCGATCCCGCACCACCACCCCCCGGCCGCCGCCCACCTCTTGGGCGCGCGGCCGGGGTTTTCGCCGCGCCCGCCGGTCGCCGATGGAGCGTCAGGCCGCCCGCCACGCCGAATTGTCCGCCCGACGCCCGGTTCCTCCGCCTTCTCCCCGCCCCTTCTCATATCGTCCAACGCCATCCCGCAGCCCGTTCGTTCCCGTACCGGGTGTGAGTTTCCCCCCGCTCGGCACACCTTCTCCCGGCGCTCGCGGCACCCCCATACTCCGAGGTCTCCCCTTCCCGTTCCCGCAGAAATGGGTGACCCCTGTCCGTGGACACCACATCCAGCACGCCGGTACCCCCGCTCGCCGCTGCCGCTGCCGCTGCCGCTGCCGCTGCCGCCGCCGCCCCCGCCCCCGCTCCGTCCTGGCTCGTCGCGCGCGGCCTGCTGCTCGAACCCGGACCGCGGCGCACGCTGGCGACCGCGAGCTTCGTGAACCAGGTGGGCAGCGGCGTCTTCATGATCAGCGCCGCGCTCTTCTTCACCCGCTCGGTCGGGCTGCCGCTGCCGCGGGTCGGGCTGGGGATGGGGATCGGCGCGCTGGTCGGGCTGCTCTCCGGGATCCCGGTCGGGCGGCTGGCGGACCGGCGCGGGCCGCGCGAGGTCTATCTGCTCACCCTGCTCGCGCAGGCCCTGGCGATGGCCGCGCTGGTGCTGGTGCACACCTTCTGGCTCTTCGTCGTCGTGGTCTGCCTGACCGAGCTGGCCGGCTCCGCCAGCCAGGCGGCCAGGGCGCCGCTGACCCGGGGGCTGGCCGGGCGGCGGCCCGCCGCCTTCCGGGCCTACATGCGCGCGCTGGTGAACCTGGCCGGCAGCCTGAGCGCGGTGCTGGCCGCGCTGGTCGTCCAGGTCGACACCCGCACCGCCTACGACTGCCTGGTGCTCGGCAACGCCCTCAGCTTCGTCGCCACCGCCGTCATCGCGCGCCGGCTGCCGTCGGTGCCGCCGGTGCCCGCGCCGCCGGGCAGTGAGCGGACGAGCGCGGCCAGGGACTACCCGTTCCTGGTCTTCTCGGTGCTCAGCGCCATCACCTCGCTCCAGGGCGACGTGCTGATCTTCGCGCTGCCGCTGTGGATCGTCGAGCACACGCACGCGCCGCGCTGGTTCGCCGGGGCGAGCGCGCTGGTCAACACGCTGATGGTGGTGGGCCTGCAGGTCCGGGTGGCCCGGGGGATCGACACCAACGCCACCGGCGCGCGCGCCTGGCGCCGCTCGGGGTGGGCGTTCCTGGTCGGGATGACGCTGATCGGGCTCACCGCCGGGCTGCCGGGTCCGCTCGCGGTGCTGCTGATCACGGTCGGCGGCGCGGTCCACACGGTCGGCGAGATCCTCCAGTCCGCCGGGGCGGTCCAGCTGCGCTACGCCCTGGCGCCGGCCCACGCGCAGGGCCAGTACACCGGCATCGCCAAGATCGGCAACGGGCTGGCGGACGTT
Coding sequences within:
- a CDS encoding MFS transporter; translation: MDTTSSTPVPPLAAAAAAAAAAAAAAPAPAPSWLVARGLLLEPGPRRTLATASFVNQVGSGVFMISAALFFTRSVGLPLPRVGLGMGIGALVGLLSGIPVGRLADRRGPREVYLLTLLAQALAMAALVLVHTFWLFVVVVCLTELAGSASQAARAPLTRGLAGRRPAAFRAYMRALVNLAGSLSAVLAALVVQVDTRTAYDCLVLGNALSFVATAVIARRLPSVPPVPAPPGSERTSAARDYPFLVFSVLSAITSLQGDVLIFALPLWIVEHTHAPRWFAGASALVNTLMVVGLQVRVARGIDTNATGARAWRRSGWAFLVGMTLIGLTAGLPGPLAVLLITVGGAVHTVGEILQSAGAVQLRYALAPAHAQGQYTGIAKIGNGLADVAAPSLLGLLCVSWGAPGWILLGGVFVAAGLAVPLVVRWAERVHPDRAAL
- a CDS encoding beta-ketoacyl synthase; the protein is MTRRVVVTGLGVVAPGRPGVEAYWEMLTAGRPAGRTITLFDATGYRSQVAAESDFDPAIAGLSVQESTRLDRAAQFAVVSAREALADSGLATGALDPGRIGTTIGTAVGCTTSLEREYVVVSERGRRWTVDHESAVPELYRHFVPSSIAADVARVAGAEGPAAVVSTGCTSGLDALGHAVELIREGTADVMVAGATEAPITPITAACFDAIHATTPRNDDPSGASRPFDRTRNGLVLGEGAAVLILEELGSARRRGARIYAEIAGYASRCNAYHMTGLKPDGRELAAAIGAALDEARLAPSAVDYVNAHGSSTRMNDRHETAAFKLSLGQHAYETPVSSIKSMIGHSLGAVGALEVAACALALEHGVLPPTANLHEPDPDCDLDYIPLHAREQRTDVALSVGSGFGGFQSAMVLARPEVRR
- a CDS encoding ketosynthase chain-length factor, whose protein sequence is MSAVITGLGVLAPNGLGAEAYWAATLAGTSGLRPLTRFEASGYPASVAGEVPDFTAAEHLPSRLLPQTDHMTRLALVAADQALRDAGVSAADLPEYGTGVVTAASGGGVEFGQRELQALWEHGRDHVSAYQSFAWFYAVNTGQISIRNRTKGPSGVLVTEQAGGLDALGQARRQIRKGTPLMLSGGVDGALCPWGWVAQLATGRVSEANEYLPFAAAASGYLPGEGGAILVLEDAGAARARGAARPYGELAGYAATMDPAPDTGRPPGLGRAAALALTDAGLAPAAIDVVFADAAGVPELDRAEAAALAELFGPHGVPVTAPKSLTGRLAGGAALDVATALLALRDGVIPPSGPVREPAAELRLDLVCGAARPAPLRTALVLARGYGGFNAAVVVRAAP
- a CDS encoding acyl carrier protein; amino-acid sequence: MPLLELSDLTRLLRECAGEDEAVDLDGDVLDTSFYELGYDSLAILQVTGRIQRDYGIELPEEAIGAETPREFLTAVHQVQAPHQLAEVRPIAAA
- a CDS encoding ketoacyl-ACP synthase III family protein; translation: MRHQDIYLAGHGSSLPAPVEVAAAVEQGLLDARTARQTGALAVTVSEGTAGPEFAAAAARLALADALAAHRPVKVDLLLHASVYYQGHDLWAPASYLQREVLDGPCPAIEVRQLSNGGMAALQLAAGYLAGSPELDGALLTAGDRFCPPGFDRWSGDPGTLYADGGAALLLSRRGGFARLRSVATVSDPELEGMHRGDDPFGAAPFERRPVIDLERAKQDYFARASTSFCVSRVSAGQRTALKTALAEAELELGEIDWFVLPHLGRRRLEATFFQPFGIDPARSTWEWSRGIGHLGAADQFAGLDQLRRSGALRPGQRCLLAGIGAGFSWTCAVVELLDADGAR